From a region of the Panicum virgatum strain AP13 chromosome 2K, P.virgatum_v5, whole genome shotgun sequence genome:
- the LOC120695663 gene encoding uncharacterized protein LOC120695663 → MSAVVSSPRAAGAARRLSPSPKPAGARDKGDKEEPPSLEGAADKARRRLLPSAPARGTAASMLLRRAGAGARGSSYVHPSSSLSVSCASEASTESFCSRASTGRIGRRPAGPPVGAPRRRAAGSAGPPSARPASSRKVAGAVPGGAAVTAAPAVPPMLGPVNGEHTATSAGPPRCPWVTPNTDPCYAAFHDHEWGVPVHDDKKLFEMLTLSGALAEMAWPAILSKRDTFREVFMDFDPVLVAKLSEKKFLAPSSPASSLLSEHRLRIIIENARELLKVIEEFGSFDSYCWSFLINKPMVGRYRHTREVPLRTAKADAISQDLMRRGFLGVGPTVVYAFMQAVGMANDHLVTCYRFEECCDIKDDDVAGAATDDGYGDSCKPAAVSEQEVSMLCGLVQCVALEPSRAATVISIS, encoded by the exons ATGTCGGCGGTGGTGTCGTCTCcccgcgcggccggcgccgcacGGCGGCTGTCTCCGTCTCCCAAGCCGGCCGGCGCCAGGGACAAGGGCGACAAGGAGGAGCCTCCATCGCTCGAGGGCGCCGCCGACAAGGCCAGGAGGAGGCTGCTGCCGTCGGCCCCGGCCAGGGGCACCGCGGCGTCCATGCTgctgcgccgcgccggcgccggcgcgcgggggagcaGCTACGTGCACCCGTCCTCGTCGCTCAGCGTCTCGTGCGCGTCGGAGGCGTCCACCGAGTCcttctgcagccgcgcgtcgacgGGCCGCatcggccgccgccccgcgggcCCGCCCGTGGGAGCcccgcgccggcgggcggcgggctcGGCCGGGCCTCCTTCGGCGCGGCCGGCCTCGTCCAGGAAGGTTGCCGGCGCCGTGCCAGGCGGTGCGGCGGTCACTGCTGCTCCGGCGGTGCCGCCGATGCTGGGCCCCGTGAATGGAGAGCACACCGCGACGTCGGCGGGGCCGCCGAGGTGCCCCTGGGTTACCCCTAACACTG ATCCCTGCTACGCTGCCTTCCATGACCACGAGTGGGGAGTGCCAGTGCATGACGACAA GAAATTGTTTGAAATGCTAACACTGTCTGGTGCACTGGCTGAGATGGCATGGCCTGCGATTCTCAGCAAGAGGGACACCTTCAGAGAAGTGTTCATGGACTTCGACCCCGTGTTGGTGGCCAAGCTGAGCGAGAAGAAATTCTTGGCGCCAAGCAGCCCTGCTAGCTCCCTGTTGTCCGAACACAGGCTGCGCATAATCATCGAAAACGCACGTGAGTTGCTGAAG GTCATAGAGGAGTTCGGGTCGTTCGACAGCTACTGCTGGAGCTTCCTGATCAACAAGCCGATGGTTGGCAGATACCGGCACACGCGGGAGGTGCCGCTGCGGACGGCGAAGGCCGACGCCATCAGCCAGGACCTGATGCGTCGGGGCTTCCTCGGCGTCGGCCCGACGGTGGTCTACGCCTTCATGCAGGCCGTCGGCATGGCCAACGACCACCTCGTCACCTGCTACCGCTTCGAGGAGTGCTGCGACATCAAAGACGAcgacgtcgccggcgccgcaacTGATGACGGCTACGGTGACAGTTGCAAGCCGGCAGCGGTGAGCGAGCAGGAGGTGAGCATGCTTTGTGGGCTGGTGCAGTGCGTCGCCCTGGAGCCGTCGAGAGCCGCCACGGTGATCAGCATCTCATAG
- the LOC120695346 gene encoding rootletin-like encodes MSTGGDGSAASAGAPAQTASRPQAAPRVTPSDQSSRGVGVPRARKSGTGQMQHDSGAVAKDAAQLAPTKALKTGARATPHSAPQALPVVDIVAEAAKLREAMARGAQAAQQARAPGKGSDAGQSGAGVAAPADTVGGAGRGGADDAAQPDVGAETGRGDTDSAARPVTEEGSGGGAQERPASQAEAVTLVPGPPGAGVEGVVEESKQRAPVAEEACVSGPAEARDEGVIAVMTAPMAPVQAATNSVIPVVQLPDSSEEYGDSRDIDPAAAASAANKIAEFTSACVEVLDEGTSGGPQHGAIIQSVVPSEFLRDEREEEAAWLAQYEAGSQIQNHLECTLQLHRTTDYQISQRLRDISREKSTEMTRLYSQVRWLGQHNTSLVLRSVDANTKMADLEARQQALEEELARTAGERDVQRAAAEQKAQEAEGQNAELQRTRTAFELNEAELQRKEAELQDKEAELQRERATVATLTGTLEEKGKALEEREEALRNAEAALKEKENSLCSLEEAARVQREEAQKSIAAIMDDADAAAEEFAVVLAEKLEADIPPIAEFDAVADPQRGDDNL; translated from the exons ATGTCGACGGGCGGCGACgggtccgcggcgagcgcgggggCGCCCGCGCAGACGGCCTCGAGGCCTCAGGCTGCTCCGAGGGTGACACCCTCGGATCAGTCGTCGAGGGGCGTCGGCGTGCCTCGGGCCCGAAAGAGTGGCACGGGGCAAATGCAGCATGA CTCCGGGGCCGTTGCCAAAGACGCCGCCCAGCTCGCGCCGACcaaagccctcaagaccggggcgcgaGCCACGCCGCACTCGGCGCCACAGGCCCTGCCCGTCGTGGAtatcgtggcggaggccgcgaagttACGAGAGGCAATGGCTCGcggggcccaggcggcccaaCAGGCTCGAGCACCTGGGAAGGGGagtgacgccggccagagcggagCTGGGGTAGCCGCTCCGGCTGATACCGTGGGgggggccggccggggcggtgcaGATGACGCTGCCCAGCCGGACGTCGGAGCTGAGACCGGTCGGGGCGACAcggatagcgccgcccggccggtcacAGAAGAAGGATCTGGTGGGGgtgcgcaggagcgccccgccaGCCAGGCGGAAGCGGTGACCCTCGTCCCCGGGCCCCCgggggctggggtcgagggagtCGTGGAGGAGTCAAAGCAGAGGGCGCCGGTGGCGGAGGAAGCCTGCGTCTCGGGGCCTgcagaggcccgggacgagggtgtcATTGCGGTGATGACGGCGCCGATGGCGCCGGTGCAGGCGGCGACGAACAGCGTGAtcccggtggtgcagctgccggacagcagcgaggaataCGGGGATTCGAGAGACAttgaccccgctgctgcggcaagcgccgccaaCAAGATCGCTGAGTTCACGTCGGCCTGCGTGGAGGTGCTCGACGAGGGGACTTCCGGGGGACCCCAGCATGGGGCGATTATCCAGTCTGTGGTCCCTTCGGAGTTTCTCCGCGatgagcgagaggaggaggccgcctgGCTGGCGCAGTACGAGGCGGGTTCTCAGATTCAGAACCACCTCGAATGCACCCTGCAGCTCCATCGAACTACAGATTATCAGATCAGCCAG cggctgagggataTCTCGCGCGAGAAAAGCaccgagatgacccggctgtactcccaggtaCGCTGGCTTGGGCAACACAACACTAGCCTGGTGCTCCGGAGTGTCGACGCCAACACGAAGATGGCGGATCTGgaggcgcgtcagcaggcgctggaggaggagttggcgCGGACCGCCGGTGAGCGCGACGTCCAGAGGGCTGCAGCAGAGCAAAAGGCTCAGGAAGCCGAGGGGCAAaatgccgagctgcagcgcaccAGGACAGCGTTCGAGCTGAACGAAGCCGAActccagcgcaaggaggccgagctccaagacAAGgaagccgagctccagcgcgaaaGGGCAACCGTCgccacgctcaccgggaccctcgaggagaagggcaaaGCTCTCGAGGAAAGGGAGGAGGCCCTCCGGAatgcggaggccgccctcaaggagaaggaaaactccTTGTGTTccctcgaggaggccgcccgagtccaacgagaggaggcgcagaagagcATCGCAG CCATCATGGACGACGCCGATGCAGCCGCCGAAGAGTTCGCCGTGGTGcttgccgagaagctcgaagccgacatccccccGATAGCTGAGTTCGATGCTGTTGCAGATCCACAGAGGGGGGATGACAACCTGTAG
- the LOC120695348 gene encoding uncharacterized protein LOC120695348 → MAASSSALKLAAACTLLLCVGSDLARPALASPPPPSRDDQAGVLLVREHGLAEELGLLMGRQRGDGDAGDICPGSWQCQTCLIMCAVTCVLSKVPIACFANCTVSSSCFGKSVAPLHTVHA, encoded by the exons ATGGCCGCCTCTTCCTCTGCTCTGAAGCTGGCCGCCGCCTGCACGCTGCTCCTGTGCGTCGGGTCGGACCTGGCGCGGCCGGCCCTcgcgtctccgccgccgccgtcgcgggatGACCAGGCTGGCGTGCTGCTGGTGCGGGAGCACGGTCTCGCCGAGGAGCTGGGTCTCCTGAtggggcggcagcgcggcgacggcgatgcgGGCGACATCTGCCCGGGG TCGTGGCAGTGCCAGACCTGCCTGATCATGTGCGCGGTCACGTGCGTTCTCAGCAAGGTGCCCATCGCCTGCTTCGCCAACTGCACTGTGTCGAGCTCCTGCTTCGGCAAGTCTGTGGCACCGTTACACACTGTGCACGCTTGA
- the LOC120695347 gene encoding probable E3 ubiquitin-protein ligase RNF144A-B, with translation MSRGSSSTDVLEPEARAPGVSLKIGRTLSMRGITLCRWKFAMTAAAINPLRSRCSNASCPCPPPTRLKLNPSSAKEAAAADGDPYVPIYISSDEEDGQAHAYFAQSYSPEEIEIQEAILLSLDPSRAPAATASSSASLSSSRPTGVSNPREPSPDRKGKRQISSEDGSNGRRKKRSKRSRFHCAICFEMVEISEKFVVSHCAHAFCNSCVGRYVAGKIAENVAVVECPDPGCEEGVVEMDLCRDIVPPELFDRWNVALCENMLGDDKLYCPFKDCSALLINNGTVKIRETECPHCHRLFCARCRVPWHDGIKCKAFRNLGDDEKGEDDLTLKKLADKKKWQRCPKCKMYVSRRSGCLLIKCRCKQYFCYNCAAPMDKKVHYCNNCRR, from the exons atGTCCCGGGGGAGCAGCTCgaccgacgtcctcgagcccgaggccCGGGCCCCGGGGGTGAGCTTGAAGATCGGTAGGAccctctccatgagagggatcaccctctgccggtggaaattCGCGATGACGGCAGCCGCCATCAACCCTCTTCGATCCAGGTGCTCCAACGCGTCG TGCCCGTGCCCCCCGCCCACAAGGCTCAAGCTCAACCCCTCGTCGGccaaggaggccgccgccgccgacggcgacccGTACGTCCCCATCTACATCTCCTCCGACGAGGAGGACGGACAAGCGCACGCCTACTTCGCCCAGTCGTACAGCCCCGAGGAGATCGAGATCCAGGAGGCCATCCTCCTCTCCCTCGACCCCtcgcgcgccccggccgccaccgcctcctcatccgcctccctctcctcttctcGCCCCACCGGCGTCTCCAATCCCAGAGAACCCTCTCCCGACCGGAAGGGGAAGCGCCAGATTTCTTCGGAAG ACGGCTCGAACGGCCGCAGGAAGAAGCGCTCCAAGCGCAGCCGCTTCCACTGTGCCATCTGCTTTGAGATGGTTGAGATTTCAGAGAAGTTTGTTGTGAGCCACTGCGCCCACGCGTTCTGCAACAGCTGCGTCGGGAGGTACGTCGCCGGGAAGATCGCCGAGAACGTGGCCGTGGTCGAGTGCCCTGACCCCGGGTGCGAGGAGGGCGTGGTCGAGATGGATCTGTGCCGGGATATCGTCCCGCCTGAACTGTTTGACCGGTGGAACGTCGCGCTGTGCGAGAACATGCTGGGGGATGATAAGTTGTACTGCCCGTTCAAGGATTGCTCGGCGTTGTTGATCAATAATGGCACAGTGAAGATCAGGGAAACAGAGTGCCCACACTGCCACCGACTGTTCTGCGCTCGCTGCCGTGTGCCATGGCACGATGGGATCAAATGCAAGGCGTTCAGGAACCTTGGGGATGATGAGAAGGGGGAGGATGATCTGACGCTTAAGAAGCTCGCTGACAAAAAGAAATGGCAGAGGTGCCCCAAGTGCAAGATGTATGTCTCCAGAAGGTCTGGGTGCTTACTAATTAAGTGCAG GTGTAAGCAGTACTTCTGTTACAACTGTGCAGCCCCAATGGACAAGAAAGTTCACTATTGCAATAATTGCAGGCGCTAG